The nucleotide sequence CTGGCTGCAGCTCGCGCCGCCATCGCCCGCTCCTCCAAACGCTTCCCCGGCGCCCACCTGGCCGCCTTTGCCTCGCTCACCCTGGCCACCACCCTGACCACCTTTGCCACCACCGAGCTCGTCATCGGCGTCGATCCCTGGTTCACCCCGCAATACGTCATCCCCCTCGCAGGCATGCTGCTCGGCAACGGCCTCACCGGCATCAGCCTGGGCCTTGATCGCATGCTCAGCGATCTAATCAAAGAGCGCCCCTCCCTGGAATCTCACCTCGCCATGGGCAGCACGCTCTGGGAGGCATCCCTCCCCCACCTTCGCCAGGGTGTACGCAACGGCATGATCCCCATCATCAACGCCATGATGATCGTCGGCCTGGTCTCCCTCCCCGGCATGATGACCGGCCAGATCCTCGCCGGCGCCGACCCCACCCACGCCGTCGCCTACCAGATCCTCATCATGTTCATGATCGCCGCGGCCACCGCCCTGGGCGTCATCCTCCTCTGCCTCATCGCCTTCAAACGCATCGCCCACCCCATGGCCCGCCCCCGCTGGGAGGCCATCTCGCATCACGACTAACACGCCGCAGCGCCGCATATCTGGCGGGGTTTGTCCGTCTCTCGGACGGTCATCTCGGGTGTCGCAACCGGGTCAGGTTCTGGTGTCGTTTGACACACAGACCCCTTAGCTCTGCTTTTACTCAGGTAAATCGACAACTCAGACCCCCTTACCTCCGCTTTTACTCGGGCAAATCGACAACTCGGACCCCTTAGCTCCGCTTTTACTCAGGTAAATCGACAACTCAGCCCCCTTACCTGGGAGTGTAAGACTTTCTGTGTACGGCGTGTTCTAATCCAAAGCTGGTCAATTTTTGGAGTTGGTCATGACGAAGAAACGCCGTGGTGGTCGCCGAAGAAGTGCTGATGAACGGATGCTCCCCGAAGCACTTGAGGAGTTGTTACGGCCGATGGCCCGTGAGGCTGCCAGAGAGCAGATGACGCTGGGTCAGGTCGTGAGCTCTTCGCCGATGTCAGAGCTGTTGGGGAGGTTCGTGGAGCTCATGTTGGAGGCCGAGCAGGAGCATCATCTGGGCTACGGATGGGGGGAGCGCGAGAGTGAGGCTCTGCGCTTTGGCAACCGGCGAAATGGTTATGGAAGCAAGGTCTTAAAGACGCAATTTGGGGAGGTGCCCATCTCGGTGCCGCGGGACCGGGAAGGCAGTTTTTTGCCCCGGGTTGTGCCCAAGCACGGGCAGCTCAGCGAGACTATCGCCGGGCAGATTCTCTCACTTTACACCAGTGGTATGTCGCAGCGAGACATTCACCGTCATGTTGAGGAACTCTACAATATCGAGGTCGACGACGGACTGGTGAGCCGGGTGGTGGCCAGGGTTGAGCCGGAGCTTATTGCGTGGCGAAACCGTCCTTTGGAGGCAGTCTGGCCCTGTATTTTTGTCGACGCCCTCTATGTAAATACACGCCACGAGAGCGGTGTTGAGCGCACCGCGGTCTACACAGCAGTAGGCTACAACTGCGAGGGCATCCGCCAGATTCTCGGGGTCTGGATGGCCGGCGAAGGGCAGAAATCGGAGAGCGCGAGCTTCTGGCATCAAGTGTTGCTCGACCTGAAGCGGCGAGGAGTGGAGGACATTTTCATCCTCTGCGCCGACGGTCTCAGCGGGATGGAGCAGGCCGTGGCCACGAATTTCCCACAGACTCGCTTCCAGCGTTGCGTGGTGCATCTGATTCGCAACAGCATGCGCTATGTGCCCAGCAAACTACGCCAGGAGGCCTCCGCCGATGTACGCGCTATCTATCAGGCCGTCTCCTTCGAAGCAGCGAAGTTTGCGCTGCAACAACTCCAGGAGAAGTGGCGTCGAAAAGAGCCCCACCTCTGCGATGTGTGGAAAAATGCCCTGCCTCACCTGGAGAACCTGTGGACCTACGGCTACGCATTGCGGCGGATGGTATACACCACAAACATGGTCGAAAACCTCCACCGCCAGATACGCAAAGTCACCAAAACCAAGAGCAGCTTCCCCAATCACGACAGTGCTCTGCGTCTGATTACCCTGAAGCTGCGTGAGATTCACGACGGATTCAAGCTACCCCGCAGCGACTGGGCTGCCATTCGCTCTGAGCTTGAACTGACGTTTCAAGACCGCGTTCCAAACTACGTTCCGTGGGAAGGCCGCGCAGATAGTTAAGAAGAGCCGAAGGGTCGTACACGAAATTGCTTGCACACCCCCTTACCTCCGCTTTTACTCAGGTAAATCGACAACTCAGACCCCTTAGCTCCGCTTTTACCCGG is from Lujinxingia sediminis and encodes:
- a CDS encoding ABC transporter permease — protein: MTYVELSPLDLALAAFLLLIPALISIALKLGLQKNLILAAVRTTAQLTLLGLVLEWVFEANRWFYVLPMLLVMLLAAARAAIARSSKRFPGAHLAAFASLTLATTLTTFATTELVIGVDPWFTPQYVIPLAGMLLGNGLTGISLGLDRMLSDLIKERPSLESHLAMGSTLWEASLPHLRQGVRNGMIPIINAMMIVGLVSLPGMMTGQILAGADPTHAVAYQILIMFMIAAATALGVILLCLIAFKRIAHPMARPRWEAISHHD
- a CDS encoding IS256 family transposase — protein: MTKKRRGGRRRSADERMLPEALEELLRPMAREAAREQMTLGQVVSSSPMSELLGRFVELMLEAEQEHHLGYGWGERESEALRFGNRRNGYGSKVLKTQFGEVPISVPRDREGSFLPRVVPKHGQLSETIAGQILSLYTSGMSQRDIHRHVEELYNIEVDDGLVSRVVARVEPELIAWRNRPLEAVWPCIFVDALYVNTRHESGVERTAVYTAVGYNCEGIRQILGVWMAGEGQKSESASFWHQVLLDLKRRGVEDIFILCADGLSGMEQAVATNFPQTRFQRCVVHLIRNSMRYVPSKLRQEASADVRAIYQAVSFEAAKFALQQLQEKWRRKEPHLCDVWKNALPHLENLWTYGYALRRMVYTTNMVENLHRQIRKVTKTKSSFPNHDSALRLITLKLREIHDGFKLPRSDWAAIRSELELTFQDRVPNYVPWEGRADS